In a genomic window of Rhizobium acidisoli:
- a CDS encoding aminotransferase class I/II-fold pyridoxal phosphate-dependent enzyme has product MNKQRFRNLASVIERSRSDFDYAYSTGIMTLYARSLEHRHVEIGPGRSVIDFARGSYLGLDNHPLIVDAAIAALASYRSIQWSGARTRLNFSLTGDLENSLSELFDARIVVYSLVLTANMSALPLLACGAFTRGREPVLVFDQFAHATLAYHKAVLAEDAQVLQIRHNDVEELEGICQKHTCVAYICDGVYSMGGNAPISELLRLQERYGLFIYIDDAHGISIRGRHGQGYAKSQIADLGENTIIAASLSKGFGATGGVLMLGTDEQEKLLRRYAVPHAFSMGPDLAAIAGALASAEIHRSTELGERQARLSRVIQAFDERTPTQSSGDGMPIRMIPIGESRAAVDTAAELLRRGFYVAAAFYPTVPRDKAALRVCLTADHSQDEVAQLCASIRDIASARQ; this is encoded by the coding sequence GTGAACAAGCAGAGATTCCGTAATCTTGCAAGTGTGATTGAGAGGTCGAGATCAGATTTCGACTACGCGTACTCCACAGGAATAATGACCCTGTATGCTCGGTCGCTTGAGCATCGACATGTGGAGATCGGGCCGGGACGATCGGTTATCGACTTCGCGAGAGGCAGCTATCTCGGGCTTGATAACCATCCACTGATCGTGGACGCTGCAATAGCAGCATTAGCGTCATATCGCTCAATACAATGGTCCGGTGCGCGCACGAGATTGAATTTTTCGCTAACTGGAGATCTCGAAAACAGCTTATCTGAACTTTTCGATGCTCGGATAGTCGTTTACTCGTTGGTTCTGACGGCGAACATGAGCGCGCTCCCGTTGCTCGCATGCGGGGCTTTCACCAGAGGACGTGAGCCGGTACTGGTCTTCGACCAATTTGCACATGCCACTTTGGCATACCATAAGGCCGTTTTGGCCGAAGATGCGCAGGTTTTGCAAATTAGACACAATGACGTTGAGGAACTGGAGGGTATTTGTCAGAAACACACTTGCGTCGCCTACATATGCGATGGTGTGTATTCAATGGGCGGAAATGCCCCGATCAGTGAGCTATTGCGTCTCCAAGAACGTTATGGGCTATTCATCTACATCGACGATGCGCATGGCATCTCAATCCGCGGAAGGCATGGCCAAGGATATGCCAAATCCCAAATCGCAGATCTCGGCGAAAACACAATTATCGCGGCTTCTTTAAGCAAGGGCTTTGGAGCGACCGGCGGTGTTCTCATGCTTGGGACGGACGAACAGGAGAAACTGCTTAGACGTTACGCCGTCCCGCACGCATTCTCAATGGGGCCAGACTTGGCCGCAATTGCGGGTGCCTTAGCATCAGCAGAGATTCATCGTTCTACTGAATTGGGTGAGCGCCAGGCCCGCCTGAGTAGGGTTATTCAAGCTTTTGACGAAAGAACCCCGACGCAATCATCAGGTGACGGAATGCCGATCCGGATGATTCCGATTGGTGAGTCTCGGGCAGCTGTGGATACGGCGGCCGAGCTATTGCGGCGCGGCTTTTATGTGGCCGCAGCATTCTATCCAACGGTACCCCGAGACAAGGCTGCTTTGCGCGTATGCCTGACGGCGGACCACAGTCAGGACGAGGTCGCCCAGCTCTGTGCGTCCATCCGAGACATAGCTAGTGCCCGTCAATAA
- a CDS encoding GntR family transcriptional regulator, with protein sequence MSTSRSAVLRDHVYEELGALIGGGQFPPGEKITIRNLAKDFAMSATPVREVLYCLISEGVLHGEANRSAFIPLLTPQQIAELKDIRLHIECFAAERAALRGTTEIAARLRETSAKLKTARAAGDRRADLALVYKFQRQLYAPCAMPNLIPIINSLWLKTGPYLNLLFPHYISGIQTNRGDWRERIAAGVENRDAAAVVDEVKQSVDQSLTYIAKIVAAAAMLKTSDGNLLPRPITKERRQVNLITIEFPSRR encoded by the coding sequence TTGAGCACCTCAAGATCCGCTGTCCTGAGAGACCATGTTTACGAGGAATTAGGTGCTTTGATAGGCGGCGGGCAGTTTCCTCCAGGCGAGAAAATCACCATCCGAAACCTAGCAAAAGACTTTGCAATGAGCGCAACTCCTGTCCGTGAGGTCCTCTATTGCTTGATATCCGAGGGTGTTTTACATGGTGAAGCGAACAGATCCGCCTTCATACCGCTTCTAACGCCCCAGCAAATTGCGGAACTCAAGGACATTCGTTTGCACATCGAGTGCTTCGCGGCAGAGCGCGCTGCGCTAAGGGGTACAACGGAGATTGCGGCAAGGTTGCGCGAAACATCGGCAAAACTGAAAACGGCTCGTGCCGCCGGTGACCGTCGTGCGGACCTTGCGCTGGTATATAAGTTTCAGCGCCAACTTTATGCCCCATGCGCGATGCCAAACCTTATTCCAATCATCAATTCACTTTGGCTAAAAACGGGGCCATACTTAAATTTGCTTTTTCCTCATTACATTTCTGGGATACAAACCAACCGCGGAGATTGGCGCGAAAGGATAGCTGCTGGCGTTGAGAACAGAGATGCTGCAGCAGTTGTGGACGAGGTCAAGCAGAGCGTTGATCAATCTTTGACCTATATCGCCAAAATAGTTGCCGCCGCGGCAATGCTAAAGACTTCGGACGGAAACTTACTACCGCGTCCGATCACTAAAGAAAGGAGACAAGTGAATTTAATCACCATCGAGTTCCCTTCGCGCCGATAA
- a CDS encoding response regulator transcription factor, with translation MSNDATNTGFLPPPMVLIAAADDSFRTFLEYTVKSRGLFVAGVSDSEALAKRLQTTAPDLLLLESRIPGVETQTLCERLRLDRRTQSMSIIALAAEGDEASRKEMLESGADQFLSRPLSPEILMTSIGAIWHEANWDPAPSKRELLTFLDLELDVSSYRVRRNGRAIHLAPMQFRLLRHLMKNPHKVYSRDELRAAAWLRAVHVGPRTIDVHIGRLRTALNSMGEQELIRTVWSIGYALSD, from the coding sequence ATGTCGAACGACGCTACTAATACGGGTTTCCTGCCGCCGCCAATGGTACTGATCGCCGCGGCAGACGACAGCTTTCGCACGTTCTTGGAATATACCGTAAAGAGCAGGGGCCTCTTTGTAGCCGGCGTGAGCGATAGCGAAGCACTTGCGAAGCGCCTCCAGACAACGGCGCCGGATCTGCTGCTTCTCGAATCACGTATACCCGGTGTGGAGACGCAGACACTCTGTGAACGCCTCCGCCTGGACCGCCGAACCCAGTCAATGTCGATTATCGCGCTTGCGGCCGAAGGTGACGAAGCAAGTCGAAAAGAGATGCTTGAGTCCGGTGCCGACCAGTTTCTGAGCAGACCATTGTCGCCCGAGATACTCATGACAAGTATTGGCGCGATCTGGCACGAGGCGAATTGGGATCCCGCCCCCAGCAAAAGAGAACTCTTGACCTTTCTCGATCTCGAACTGGATGTCAGCAGCTATCGCGTGCGGCGGAATGGACGTGCGATTCATCTTGCTCCGATGCAGTTTCGATTGTTGCGCCACCTCATGAAGAACCCGCATAAGGTATACTCCAGGGATGAACTGCGGGCCGCGGCTTGGCTGCGCGCTGTTCATGTTGGCCCCCGCACCATAGATGTCCACATTGGCCGCTTGCGAACGGCTCTCAATAGCATGGGCGAACAGGAACTCATACGCACAGTATGGTCCATCGGATACGCACTTTCCGACTAG
- a CDS encoding uridylate kinase, whose translation MNATVLKFGGSSFQHPEDFGRVARHLAERLAAGEDKIVAVVSAMSGTTDNLKSVMLGVNKQVKPSNLDAALATGEMLSACLLEAAVSRQGIPVMSLNGYSLGICTNSSFGRASIESVDPDSIIAALKENDIVIATGGQAINQSGRLTFLGRNSSDLTAVVIASMLGERSCEIYSDVPGVYTADPYLVPGARLIPKIGYGTIARMSRYGAKVLHHRAVEHAENYSVTIACKSLTSDGVVSGTIVTGHDNAPSVTLARDAAVLSCGNLAERNKLRVLLDQEDVSAICTEDNRGAGLCILSDVDFALRIVALAGNRAVSVGSRTAVTELDSSTLRIYLEDDYTRAICRAREIHERIYPGTDDEPVASRTAKQRSAHSSLLIGTNDAPKNSQ comes from the coding sequence ATGAACGCAACGGTTCTGAAATTCGGAGGCTCTAGTTTTCAGCACCCTGAAGACTTCGGTCGAGTCGCTCGGCATTTAGCCGAGCGACTCGCGGCGGGGGAGGACAAAATCGTTGCCGTGGTCAGTGCAATGTCGGGTACGACCGACAACCTCAAATCAGTCATGCTCGGCGTCAATAAGCAAGTAAAACCATCGAACCTCGATGCGGCACTCGCAACTGGAGAGATGCTCAGTGCCTGCCTGCTGGAGGCCGCCGTGAGCCGGCAAGGGATTCCCGTGATGTCTTTAAACGGCTATTCTCTTGGCATATGTACGAATTCAAGCTTTGGTCGCGCTTCAATAGAAAGCGTAGATCCTGATTCAATTATTGCAGCACTAAAGGAGAATGACATTGTCATTGCCACGGGCGGACAGGCAATCAATCAGTCTGGCAGGTTAACGTTTCTCGGCAGAAATAGCTCTGATCTGACAGCTGTCGTGATTGCCTCCATGTTGGGAGAGCGCTCTTGTGAAATATACTCGGACGTTCCGGGCGTCTATACAGCAGACCCCTATCTTGTGCCGGGAGCGAGACTGATACCCAAGATTGGCTATGGGACAATCGCACGAATGTCGAGATATGGCGCAAAAGTACTGCACCACAGGGCGGTGGAGCATGCGGAAAACTACTCGGTCACCATTGCCTGCAAATCACTTACAAGCGACGGAGTAGTTAGTGGCACAATTGTCACAGGGCATGATAATGCCCCCTCAGTGACACTGGCTCGCGACGCAGCGGTGTTATCGTGCGGTAACCTTGCGGAACGCAACAAGCTCCGGGTGCTTCTTGATCAGGAGGACGTCAGCGCAATCTGTACCGAGGACAACCGCGGGGCCGGATTATGCATCTTAAGCGACGTTGATTTTGCCCTTCGGATTGTCGCGCTGGCCGGCAATCGCGCGGTTTCCGTTGGCTCAAGAACTGCAGTGACTGAGCTAGATTCTTCAACGTTGCGCATCTATTTGGAAGACGACTATACGCGGGCGATTTGCCGGGCGCGCGAGATCCATGAAAGAATTTATCCCGGAACAGACGACGAACCAGTAGCGTCGAGAACGGCTAAGCAGCGCTCCGCTCATAGTTCGCTCCTCATCGGTACGAATGACGCGCCAAAAAATTCGCAATGA
- a CDS encoding DUF1839 family protein — MASVFRDLDPVTHKSHALHASERMWPETNCYIDLWIEVLNTLRLPPEAMLGFTVTLDFEGDQFPFFKVPLEDLEAIYGIRCTELAIYNEVQHHVAEQIGRGRLCLVEMDPFFMPDTQGVGYRCEHGKTTMAINRLDIAGRSLDYFHNGGFFSLSGEDFDGLLQLQLTEEDPPFLPYTEFAKFPEKARGESAIRQTSRQLLDFHFCRRPTANPIRAFAAVFPAQAEAVAERSFGFFHKYAFNTLRQLGANFELAGSHLDWLSADFAEAAGEARRISEVAKSVQFQLARAVTRKKFEPLQMALEPAVDAWDSMMGLLQQKL; from the coding sequence ATGGCTTCCGTCTTCAGGGACCTCGATCCCGTTACCCATAAGTCACACGCGCTGCACGCCAGCGAGCGTATGTGGCCGGAAACCAACTGCTATATCGACCTCTGGATCGAAGTGCTGAACACGCTTAGGCTGCCTCCGGAAGCGATGCTCGGCTTCACTGTGACCCTGGATTTCGAGGGCGACCAGTTCCCCTTCTTCAAGGTGCCGCTCGAAGATCTCGAAGCGATCTACGGCATCCGCTGCACGGAGCTGGCGATCTACAACGAGGTCCAGCATCACGTTGCCGAACAGATCGGTCGTGGCCGGCTTTGCCTGGTGGAGATGGATCCCTTTTTTATGCCGGATACGCAGGGCGTCGGCTATCGCTGCGAGCACGGCAAGACGACGATGGCGATCAATCGGCTTGATATCGCGGGCCGTTCGCTCGACTATTTTCACAATGGCGGCTTCTTCAGCCTTTCGGGCGAGGATTTCGACGGACTGTTGCAGTTGCAGCTTACGGAAGAGGATCCCCCGTTCCTGCCCTATACCGAATTTGCTAAATTCCCGGAAAAGGCGCGGGGAGAATCCGCCATTCGGCAAACATCGCGGCAGCTCCTGGATTTCCATTTCTGCCGCCGCCCCACGGCCAACCCCATACGTGCCTTCGCAGCGGTTTTCCCGGCCCAGGCGGAAGCGGTGGCCGAGCGGTCCTTCGGCTTTTTCCATAAATATGCCTTCAATACGCTGCGCCAGCTCGGGGCCAATTTCGAGCTGGCGGGCAGTCATCTCGATTGGCTGTCGGCGGATTTCGCTGAGGCGGCTGGTGAGGCACGGCGGATTTCGGAAGTGGCGAAATCGGTGCAGTTCCAGCTTGCCCGAGCGGTGACGCGCAAGAAATTCGAGCCGTTGCAGATGGCGCTTGAGCCGGCCGTGGATGCATGGGATTCCATGATGGGCCTGCTTCAACAAAAGCTGTAG
- a CDS encoding amino acid--[acyl-carrier-protein] ligase yields the protein MDMQTSFLDRLFESGLLIDTSVDGLYGRSGQFEDVITAFERLIDKVGGADGAEAMRFPPGMNRAFFEKSGYMKSFPQLAGTVHSFCGSELDHVSLLQCMEVGEDWTKGQEATDIVLTPAACYPLYPTVAKRGNLPKTGGLFDLQSYCFRHEPSKDPARQQLFRMREYVCMGTEEHVTDFRQRWMDRGVEMMKQLGLEVVIDVANDPFFGRGGKMMVNNQRDQNLKFELLIPITSAAKPTACMSFNYHQDSFGLKWDLSLEDGSVAHTACVGFGLERIALALLHHHGLDTVEWPESVRKALWG from the coding sequence ATGGATATGCAGACCTCGTTTCTAGACCGGCTCTTCGAATCCGGTCTACTGATCGATACCAGCGTCGACGGTCTTTATGGCCGTAGCGGACAGTTCGAAGACGTGATCACCGCCTTCGAGCGCCTGATCGACAAGGTCGGCGGCGCCGACGGTGCGGAGGCCATGCGCTTTCCGCCCGGCATGAACCGCGCCTTCTTCGAAAAGAGCGGCTACATGAAGAGCTTCCCGCAGCTTGCCGGCACGGTGCACAGCTTCTGCGGCAGCGAACTCGACCATGTCAGCCTGCTGCAATGCATGGAAGTCGGCGAGGACTGGACCAAGGGGCAGGAGGCGACCGACATCGTGCTGACGCCGGCTGCCTGCTATCCGCTCTATCCGACGGTCGCCAAGCGCGGCAATCTGCCGAAGACCGGCGGTCTCTTCGACCTGCAATCCTATTGCTTCCGTCATGAGCCGTCGAAGGATCCCGCCCGCCAGCAGCTGTTCCGCATGCGCGAATATGTCTGCATGGGCACCGAAGAGCATGTCACCGATTTCCGCCAGCGCTGGATGGATCGCGGCGTCGAGATGATGAAGCAGCTCGGCCTCGAAGTCGTCATCGACGTCGCCAACGATCCATTTTTCGGCCGAGGCGGCAAGATGATGGTCAACAACCAGCGTGATCAGAACCTGAAGTTCGAGCTGCTGATCCCGATCACGTCGGCCGCCAAGCCGACAGCCTGCATGAGCTTTAACTATCATCAGGACTCCTTCGGCCTGAAGTGGGACCTGAGCCTCGAGGACGGCAGCGTCGCGCACACTGCATGCGTCGGCTTCGGTCTCGAGCGCATCGCGCTTGCGCTTCTCCATCATCATGGGCTCGATACTGTGGAATGGCCCGAGAGCGTGCGCAAGGCACTGTGGGGTTGA
- a CDS encoding acyl-CoA dehydrogenase family protein has translation MNVAGALIEARAGDAAAVRAARVAAIAGKYADAVDAEGRFPREAVDAMRAERLLSIQIPADLGGRGASITEIAELCSILGQTCAASAMVFAMHQIKLSSLVEHGAGSDWHRDLMRRIAKEQLLLASATTEGGIGGNLRNSICAIKVVDGTCFLEKDATVISYGAHADAVLITSRSHAEAASSDQVLTVFLRGQYRLERTVEWNTLGMRGTCSEGFLFKGEAPAAQILPKPFAEIAAESMLASSHLLWSGVWYGIAADAVARAQAFVRAAARKSPGTPSPGAPRLAEVSSLLQMVRSNVLAGLKIYEEAKADADRLSSMDFAVAMNNVKIASSEMILPIINHAMLICGIAGYKNGTPFSLGRHLRDAHSAQLMISNDRILGNTSSMLLVHKQDTSLLG, from the coding sequence ATGAACGTCGCGGGCGCTCTGATTGAAGCCAGGGCCGGAGACGCGGCGGCGGTGCGCGCCGCACGCGTCGCGGCGATCGCCGGCAAATATGCTGATGCAGTCGATGCCGAAGGCCGTTTCCCGCGCGAAGCTGTAGATGCGATGCGCGCCGAAAGGCTGCTGTCGATCCAGATTCCCGCCGATCTGGGCGGCAGGGGTGCGTCGATCACCGAGATCGCCGAGCTTTGCTCGATCCTCGGGCAGACATGTGCGGCCAGCGCCATGGTTTTCGCCATGCACCAGATCAAGCTGTCGAGCCTAGTCGAACACGGCGCCGGCAGTGACTGGCACCGCGATCTCATGCGCCGTATCGCCAAGGAACAGCTTCTGCTGGCCTCGGCGACGACGGAAGGCGGGATCGGTGGCAATCTGCGAAACAGCATCTGCGCCATCAAGGTCGTGGACGGCACCTGCTTTCTGGAGAAGGATGCGACCGTCATCTCCTATGGCGCCCATGCCGATGCGGTTCTGATCACCTCGCGCAGCCATGCCGAGGCCGCCTCGTCCGACCAGGTGCTGACGGTTTTCCTCAGGGGTCAATACAGGCTTGAGCGCACGGTCGAGTGGAACACGCTCGGCATGCGCGGCACCTGCTCCGAAGGCTTCCTCTTCAAGGGCGAGGCGCCGGCCGCACAGATCCTGCCGAAGCCATTTGCCGAGATCGCCGCGGAGTCGATGCTGGCAAGCTCGCATCTTCTCTGGAGCGGCGTCTGGTACGGCATAGCCGCCGATGCCGTCGCCCGTGCCCAGGCTTTCGTGCGTGCTGCCGCCCGCAAATCGCCCGGAACGCCGTCGCCCGGCGCGCCGCGTCTGGCGGAGGTTTCCAGCCTGCTGCAGATGGTGAGATCCAATGTCCTCGCCGGGCTGAAAATCTATGAAGAGGCGAAGGCCGATGCCGACCGGCTGTCCTCGATGGACTTTGCCGTCGCCATGAACAACGTCAAGATCGCATCGTCGGAGATGATCCTGCCGATCATCAACCACGCCATGCTGATCTGCGGCATCGCGGGCTACAAGAACGGTACGCCCTTCAGCCTTGGCCGGCATTTGCGCGACGCTCATTCCGCACAGCTCATGATCTCGAATGACCGCATCCTCGGCAACACGTCGAGCATGCTTCTCGTCCACAAGCAGGACACTAGCCTACTGGGGTGA
- a CDS encoding acyl carrier protein: MNETIRDLLAKCGALPVTMDQIADDADLYAAGLSSFASVQLMLRIEEAFDIEFPDNLLNRKSFASIVAIEKTVGMILDSRKVV, from the coding sequence ATGAATGAGACTATTCGCGATTTGCTGGCCAAGTGTGGTGCGCTCCCCGTCACAATGGATCAGATTGCCGACGACGCCGATCTCTATGCGGCGGGGCTGTCTTCCTTTGCGTCGGTGCAACTCATGCTCCGTATCGAAGAGGCTTTCGATATCGAGTTTCCCGACAATCTGCTGAACCGTAAATCCTTTGCCAGCATCGTCGCCATCGAAAAGACGGTTGGCATGATCCTGGATAGCCGAAAGGTCGTCTGA
- a CDS encoding exopolysaccharide production repressor protein — protein MVTTMGAWLLLQVAYFASMLFLIWRSSRAQSGRQRAKRSIIARKDAISRKRIMRATNECSDALQPGQTLRVSALPWVAFHYYLSAQDKTPLPCLRLPRGTPG, from the coding sequence ATGGTCACAACGATGGGTGCTTGGCTCCTTCTTCAAGTGGCTTATTTCGCAAGCATGCTCTTTCTCATCTGGCGGTCTAGCCGCGCTCAGAGCGGTCGCCAAAGGGCTAAGCGTTCGATCATTGCCAGGAAGGACGCTATCAGTCGCAAGCGTATCATGAGGGCGACAAATGAATGCTCCGACGCGCTCCAACCGGGTCAAACCCTCCGAGTATCGGCGCTCCCTTGGGTGGCCTTTCACTATTACCTCTCGGCTCAGGATAAGACGCCGTTACCGTGTTTGCGATTGCCTAGAGGGACTCCAGGATGA
- the fdxB gene encoding ferredoxin III, nif-specific, with translation MMGPIFVTRYGSRWMPEHLTAIDGTTSIGCGRCFKVCSREVMHLHGIDDTGEILGICDGQDDDFDGELNRMMRVVDHAGRCIGYGACGRVCPKNCQTHVAADKVAA, from the coding sequence ATGATGGGCCCAATTTTCGTTACCCGCTATGGCTCCAGATGGATGCCGGAACATCTGACCGCTATCGATGGCACGACCAGCATCGGTTGCGGCCGCTGCTTTAAGGTCTGCTCGCGCGAGGTCATGCACCTTCACGGAATCGATGACACCGGTGAAATCCTCGGCATCTGCGACGGCCAGGACGACGACTTCGATGGCGAGCTCAATCGCATGATGAGGGTCGTCGACCATGCCGGCCGTTGCATTGGCTACGGAGCCTGTGGCCGCGTCTGCCCGAAGAACTGCCAGACTCATGTTGCCGCAGACAAGGTTGCTGCGTGA
- a CDS encoding CCE_0567 family metalloprotein, whose product MSDLEELQKKVRKLQSRAGNAKMELHDLAEDLPVNWTEIKALAEQTFGVFAELEAAKRELGALENSR is encoded by the coding sequence ATGTCAGACCTTGAGGAACTGCAGAAGAAAGTCCGCAAGCTACAGTCGCGGGCGGGCAATGCGAAGATGGAATTGCACGACCTAGCCGAGGACCTCCCGGTCAACTGGACCGAGATCAAGGCGCTCGCCGAGCAGACGTTCGGGGTTTTTGCCGAGTTGGAGGCTGCGAAACGAGAGCTCGGCGCATTGGAGAACTCACGATGA
- a CDS encoding NifX-associated nitrogen fixation protein produces the protein MGTLTGSTDGPAINEDGDLATPFLRCLIRLIRAQDAHGAWEGKSDADLLADFILTKEQRRKIPIIGDPDPDVLWRLQNFYSCVGLVIEECTGLLASPIMTIGHEGFGRVLFTTGRLVVLSKTLRDVHRFGFETLGKLAEVGTKLVDDAIAVIEVYPNVARAS, from the coding sequence ATGGGTACATTGACAGGAAGTACGGATGGCCCTGCTATCAACGAGGATGGGGATCTCGCCACCCCTTTTCTCAGATGCCTCATAAGGCTCATCCGCGCTCAGGATGCCCATGGGGCGTGGGAAGGCAAATCGGACGCTGACCTGCTGGCCGACTTCATCCTCACCAAGGAGCAGCGCCGTAAGATCCCGATCATCGGCGATCCCGATCCGGATGTGCTGTGGAGGCTCCAGAATTTTTACAGTTGCGTGGGGCTTGTGATCGAAGAGTGCACAGGCCTGTTGGCGTCGCCGATCATGACGATCGGCCATGAGGGCTTCGGCCGCGTGCTGTTCACAACCGGACGGTTGGTCGTTCTGTCGAAGACCCTGCGCGATGTCCACCGGTTCGGCTTTGAGACGCTTGGCAAACTCGCCGAGGTGGGCACAAAATTGGTCGACGATGCGATCGCAGTCATCGAAGTCTATCCCAATGTGGCGCGGGCATCATGA
- the nifX gene encoding nitrogen fixation protein NifX translates to MTAARRLSIVPDGAHSAAPKRKAGALRVAIATQDMKCLDAHFGSAKRFAVFDVSPDDWKLVEVLCFEDVSDESGMHRNEGDDRIAPKVKALEGCHLLFCLAIGGPSAARVVSAKIHPIKVPDAQLIEDVLSQTRAMLRTTPPPWLRKVLAEAGATEKKPFDEED, encoded by the coding sequence ATGACCGCCGCCCGTCGCCTCTCCATTGTCCCTGACGGGGCTCATTCGGCAGCTCCGAAGCGGAAGGCTGGCGCCTTGCGCGTAGCAATCGCCACCCAAGATATGAAATGTCTTGACGCCCATTTCGGATCGGCCAAGCGCTTCGCGGTCTTTGACGTCAGTCCCGACGATTGGAAACTCGTGGAAGTCCTGTGTTTCGAAGACGTTTCCGATGAGAGCGGAATGCATCGGAACGAGGGCGACGATCGCATCGCCCCCAAGGTGAAGGCATTGGAAGGCTGTCACCTCTTGTTCTGTCTGGCGATTGGCGGGCCTTCGGCAGCAAGGGTCGTTTCGGCCAAAATCCACCCGATCAAAGTACCCGATGCTCAATTGATTGAAGACGTACTGTCCCAAACTCGGGCGATGCTCAGGACGACTCCACCGCCCTGGTTGCGCAAGGTGCTAGCCGAAGCAGGCGCCACCGAAAAGAAGCCTTTCGATGAGGAGGACTAG
- the nifN gene encoding nitrogenase iron-molybdenum cofactor biosynthesis protein NifN: protein MVQVFPQTKSAAVNPLKSSQPLGAALAFLGVERAVPLFHGSQGCTSLALVLLVRHFKEAIPLQTTALDAVATILGGAGNLEEAILNLKRRAKPKLIGICTTALVETRGEDFAGDLTNIRRDRADELAGTEIVLASTPDFEGAIEEGWAKAVTSMIERITTQGEQSRDQKKIAILPGWHVTVADIELLRETAESFGLKPVILPDISGSLDGTVPDDRWVPTTYGGTPVAEIQELGTATQCIAIGEHMRRPAELLRTQTGVPYVLFQSLTGLKRADRFVSLLSRISSAPVPANIRRRRAQLQDALLDGHFHFGGKKIAIAAEPDQLYQFATFFTGMGAKITAAVTTTGTSKIIQEMPVESLQVGDVGDLEELAVDADLLVTHSHGRQAAERLGIPLMRVGFPIFDRLGSQHKITSLYQGTRDLIFDVSNIFQANQRAPCPGSLDPSRKGELAR, encoded by the coding sequence ATGGTTCAAGTCTTTCCCCAGACCAAATCAGCTGCGGTCAATCCGCTGAAATCGTCGCAGCCGCTCGGCGCCGCGCTCGCCTTTCTTGGCGTCGAGCGTGCAGTGCCGCTGTTCCACGGCAGCCAGGGCTGCACCAGTCTAGCTCTCGTACTTTTAGTCCGGCACTTCAAGGAAGCCATTCCCTTGCAGACAACGGCATTGGACGCAGTGGCGACGATCCTCGGCGGCGCAGGCAATCTGGAAGAGGCGATACTCAATCTCAAGAGGCGCGCAAAACCAAAGTTGATCGGAATCTGCACGACAGCCCTGGTGGAAACCCGCGGCGAAGATTTTGCAGGCGATCTCACCAACATCAGGCGGGATCGTGCCGATGAGCTTGCGGGTACGGAAATCGTGCTGGCGAGCACACCGGATTTCGAGGGAGCGATCGAAGAGGGATGGGCTAAGGCCGTCACCTCTATGATCGAGCGCATCACAACGCAAGGCGAGCAGAGCCGCGACCAAAAGAAGATTGCGATCCTACCAGGATGGCATGTGACAGTCGCCGACATCGAGCTTCTGCGCGAAACGGCCGAAAGCTTCGGTCTGAAGCCGGTAATCCTGCCGGACATTTCCGGCTCGCTCGACGGCACGGTGCCCGACGATCGTTGGGTGCCGACCACCTATGGCGGTACTCCCGTCGCCGAGATCCAAGAGCTTGGCACGGCGACACAATGTATCGCGATCGGCGAGCATATGCGCCGCCCCGCAGAGTTACTGCGGACCCAGACGGGAGTGCCCTACGTATTGTTCCAGTCGCTGACCGGATTGAAAAGAGCCGACCGGTTCGTCTCGTTGCTTTCAAGGATCTCAAGTGCGCCGGTGCCAGCAAACATTCGCCGTCGCCGAGCACAGCTGCAGGACGCCCTGCTCGACGGGCATTTCCATTTCGGTGGCAAGAAGATCGCAATTGCTGCGGAGCCGGACCAGCTCTACCAATTCGCTACCTTCTTCACCGGCATGGGCGCCAAGATTACGGCGGCAGTCACCACGACCGGCACTTCAAAAATAATCCAGGAAATGCCGGTCGAATCGCTCCAGGTGGGTGATGTTGGCGATCTCGAAGAACTTGCCGTCGACGCTGATCTTCTTGTTACGCATTCGCATGGACGACAAGCGGCGGAGCGCCTTGGCATTCCGCTTATGCGGGTGGGCTTCCCGATTTTCGACCGACTCGGCAGCCAGCATAAGATCACAAGTCTCTATCAGGGAACGCGCGACCTGATCTTCGATGTTTCCAACATCTTCCAGGCCAATCAGCGCGCGCCGTGTCCTGGATCGCTTGATCCCTCGCGCAAAGGAGAACTGGCTAGATGA